The window AATTCTAAACAATTGCCAACAAAACCATTTTACATATTAATTCATACATATAAGAGACATTGATTTCTGTTATCTCAGAATCCCTCATCAGCTCTCAACTCCAAAGTCACATTTTCCTGTAACACACAGAGATTGCCccaatgttttacaaaaagcCGAGAATACAGAAATCAgcaatttattctaaaatattttactgtaagtGAATCTGTCATTATATAAAAGAACATTCACATATAAGCACTTAGTAATGCAATTTAATCATGAATGAAATATAAGAGGATTTATTTGTAACCCTAATTTTACAAACAGACGGTTATTTATAAAAGGCTGACATAACCAGTGAACAACAAACACATAGCCTCGTATTTCTCATAATTGAATAGTAATTACAGTTCCATCTGGCTTGCGAATGGTGATAACTTCATGTTCTTGCACTTTTCTTTGTTGCTTCTTTTGAGAACTCATCtagaaaagaaaatggtttagaatgttgttattattattattattattattaataataataataataaaaggttttatatagcaccaacatattacacagcgctgtacaataaataggggttagaAATTTTCTTGCATAATACTTTTTGATCAATTATCAATAAAAGATTTCTataatgagaaaaacaaatagCAATTACAGAGAAACCAAAGCTTCTAATTAtataactacatgttttttgagTTGGTATTGTAATGTTAACTTGAAAATCATattgctgtaatatttatatatccataCGCTGCTTCTtccacatttttattggtttatttcatATGCAGACTAGCAATTGCTTCCTCTAATAGGCCATATGGAATCAtgggaattcattttttaaattcttctgaATTTGGATTTGGATGTACTAAGTGATCTGGAGATTACATAGTACAAGCAGTTACCTGAATAAATGCAAATAGAACAAGCTGTTTAGATTTGGTTTCTACTGCCTAGTTCTAGTAGATTGTAATGGAAGAGTTGGTTGCAGCATTTCTCAAGCAGCGCTTTTCCTGGGGTAGGGATTGTTGAGCAAGGAGCAATGAAGAGTTGGCCTCCTACTTACACTAATGTGAGGGGGGATgtctacactgaccaccaatgaaaggaaATCATCTACAATGACCATATTTTAGGTGGACAACATTCTTTTACAGAGGTGTAACAATTATCTGTCCGGGGTTTTAGATATGCTAGGTATGACATATAATGTATTCCTATGTATAGTGTATCCCAATTCCTGGGACCTGAAAAATTATTTACAGGTTGCCTCAGGGTAAAAAGGCTGAAAAGGGTTAGTCTAAAGATTGTATCCTCAGATTAAACGGTCAAATTAAGAGTTTGTTCTGACAGCTTATCTGTTTTCAAAGGTTCCCATCAAAGTAGTGAGAGGTTCCCAGCTTTaccttttagctttttttccaattttttttacctttatttcaggTGCATTTTGTATTTGTTGCTTCCTGAAACATGGAAGAAGAGTCTTACCATTTCTGACCAGTAGATTGGAACATCGGAGCAAAGAATGTTAATATTTATTCCCAAATCGGCCAGGGTAGCTTCTTTGATTGGTGTAACATTGTAGGTTATTTTATTGCTCGGTGGAGGGTTCtgctaaagagaaaaatattgatacaaataatattttacttatcaCCCTGTGTTTTGTAGAAGATGAAATAATAGAAAGAAAGGGTGTGGAGCTGTGCATGATTATCCCAGGAGGTgtccatatatacagtatatagtgatatacatatattctaTCTGAAGTAGAATACTTTTTAGGCATCTCCCCAGAGGACAAAGAAAAAGGTGCAGAAAATGTCCCTTAAATGGGGCTTAGAAAGTGATAAATGATATAAATTCAGGACCAATCGTTCAGGAGCTAAGCCTTTTCTATTTGAAGGTGCCCTATTGGTATACAATGTCTTCTAAGCCCTAAGGACTTCTGAACCTCCCATATGAGtagttttatttaatgaaataataattcaaatgaaTTATGAATTTTACACAACCCATTTGGAACTTTCCGTTAGGTACCTATGTAATAAAAGTTAGATACCCATGGTTTGCACGATTTCAGCCTGTGGATATGGTAACCTGCATGTATAAAAGCTGTATGTGTGAGTGAaggaacaaatgtaatatatatttaggaagaGCGAGTCAATGGATGACCATCAAACCTTAAAATGGTAAAACAAGAAGGTTGATTAGGATATATGTGGAAATTTCATTGctttttgtctttataaataCCTCCAATAAACTTACCTTTTTCTGGAAGTTCCTGATCACTGTCAGTATTTGAGGTATTGATGGTGTTTGGACTTTATCCATCTTCAATAAGTAACATTTGGTGCTGTTAGATGTCCGAATACCAATAATTCTCTATGGGGAGGAAATATATTATCAGATTATCACATGATGTGGCTACTGGCAACCAAAATCACAAATCACCACTTACCTTCTTATAATCAAACAGGATGGTGGAAGAAGAATTATTGATGACGACAATAAACACAGCTACATCTTCCTGTTCATTCACCAAGATCGTCTGCTGGGCTTTGTGTCCATCCTGAGAGCGGAGCGCCATCGTCACCATCTACGGTACAAAAATGTGGCCAATGTTATTGGAATCCTAAATAGGATttcaataaagaaatgtaaaacaattctTAATTAGTTCCCATTTGGTGAAGAAAAGTTGAGATGTTACTTACCGTTTCTGTGTGTTTCTGAGTCATGTAAACTCCAATCAACGTTGATGCAACAACAATGAGAGCCAGAAGGAGTGCCAGGGAAACTCCcacaatccatttttttttggtctcATTCGTATTGGGGAAGAGGGTGTACGGCTGatagataaaaagaataaaaaaaggaaaggttgtTTCTTTCAGAGAATTATCAGGGAAGGGTGCTgctaatcctccatcatacaaataCTTTGTAGAcatttgtgctcttccagccttgtggtcacagtttggtgaagacccttttctgttttccccatgactgtgccccggggtacaaagccccctctataaagacatggtgtcacccgtttggtgtggaggaacttgagtgtccagcacagagccctgacctcaaccctactgaacacttttgaGGTGAGTTGGAATAGTGAGCCAATTCTTCTGAACACCTTTGACTAGGACTGCAAATTGTGGTCTAGGTCTTCTCATTTACCATGTAAAACTTGAGAGCCAGGGCTCCTCACCTCACCGTTACACCTACTGATGAGGTCATATGTATGAAGAACACCTCTCCGAATGATTGAGACCAGTGAAAGGTCTTGTATATCCTACAAAGTCATTGTAGAcatttgtgctcttccagccttgtggtcacagtgtGGTGAAGACACTTTTCTGATCTCCCAATGACTGCCCCCaagtacaaagccccctccatatagacatggggtcaccagtttggtgagaaGGAAcacgagtgtcctgcacagacccctgacctcaaccctactgaacacctttgggatgagtTGGAATAGTGAGCCAATTCTTCCGAACACCTTTGACTAGGACTGCAAATTGTGGTCTAGGTCTTCTCATTTACCATGTAAAACTTGAGAGCCAGGGCTCCTCACCTCACCGTTACACTTACTGATGAGGTCATATGTATGAAGAACACCTCTCCAAATGATTGAGACCAGTGTAAGgtcttatatattttacaaagtcATTGTAGAcatttgtgctcttccagccttgtggtcacagtgtGGTGTAGACACTTTTCTGATCTCCCAATGACTGCCTCCaagtacaaagccccctccatatagacatggggtcaccagtttggtgagaaGGAAcacgagtgtcctgcacagacccctgacctcaaccctactgaacacctttgggatgattTGGAATGGTGAGACAATTCTACCGAACACCTTTGACTAGGACTGCAAATTGTGGTCTAGGTCTTCTCATTTTACAATGTAAACCTTGTGGAAGTCACTTTACTGTTCCACTATGTGTGTGTACCAAACCAGCTCCAAAAAGTAATGGTCAGTCAACTTCAGATTGTTGGAACCCAAGTTCCCTGACCCAAACCTTCTGAGCACATATGGGATGAAATGGAGAGCTCATTGTGAGCCGGATCATCTCACccacatcagtacctgacctcacaaattcCAACAGGTGCCCTTCAAAACCTGATGGAAAGTCTTCGCAGAAGTGAATAGGATGTTCTGAGGGATTAACTGCATTTTAATGGCCTTCAAGATCATAGATGTGTGATGGTCAAAGGCACACAATTTTTATCTATAGTTTATTTCAATATACAATGTAACACCCATATGTTGAATTCTATCTATGGAGGGTGTAGTTGTAATATAGGATTTCTATAGTGAAATGAATGAGAGAAAAATCAGTTATGTGACCCCTGTCCTGTGTGCAATCATCATTACCCCCTGTAGTCACTGAATATTGCAGATAATAAGTGATAAAAGAGGTAGTGGAAGGACTTACTGGTAAGTTCCCATCACTTTTCTTGGTCTCAGTTGTCTCCATCATCCTATGAAGGGATCTCCTGAAGATGTCTCCTCACCAATGAAATGTTGGGGTATTTATAGGCTGAGCTAGCTGTGTTCCTCGCCAGAAATATTTTGGATCGTTGACAAGTGATactgaacaataaaaaagttaattcaACTACAGAGGCATCTGGCCAATAAATAAACTTATAAACAAGGATTATATACGCAGAAGAAGTGAAAGACAAATCCCCCAAGATGTGGCAAGACAAGGAAATATTATTCTATGCAAAGAAGACTTTGGTGGACAATTGACAGTAAGATCTGTTACTTCCAGATTGCACAATTACAATGTCACTAAAGGCAAATCTGTTTTCTTTAGATTTGTATAGAATAGTGATGAGTTAGTACCCCTACAAAGTTCCCTTTGCTCTTAGCACTTGGAAGCCCCCCTCTCTCTAACTGTCCTGGTCAACAATGTcagcagtaataaaataaatgtcaccaGAATaagaatagaggggaaatcttccaaaggggCCATTTGTTCCATGATGAAAGTCTAAGAAAGGATTTCACTCACATTGACAAAGTACGCTCTTACTTCCCGTTAAGTTtaaagaacagaaagtaaagggaaatccatATAATGAGACACAAATGGCAAGGAAAAACTGACGGCACTTTTAGGTCTCCCAAACTACTGGGAATAAACTCATTTTGTTCTctcagtaaaaaaaggaaaatgtaatacttttttatcatatttttcctttcctgattAATTAATAATTGGTAAATGGATTAACGCATTCATATGCTGACATAGAGCATTCAGGAAAGATTATATAAACATTCCATAGGTAGCCCCTAAAATAACATAGGAGAAGATCCATTGACCATGGCGGTTGTATCAGGAAACCCAGAAATCTCCAATCCTGAAGAGTTGCCATATAAGACCCTCcccagcaaaaacattttacgTATTGAACTATACATATAGGAATTTACAGGGAGCACATCAATGACTACAAGAGACATTTGTTTTTTCGATCTCGGGTCACCTTCTCAGCTTTACCAATCTCTAAACTCCCAAATACCTCCTTGTGGAGCAAAGcgattacatttttgtttgcaccTTCAACAATTGTCTCTGGAAATTATTGTTAGTAATCTCCTCCAGTGAATGTAGAATAAACGGGTGTTGTATATTCAGTGATATTCTATGCAGAGACAATAGCAGGCATTTGTGTTGGCCATTTAATGATCCAGTACAGTGGACTTTCACCAGAAACAAAGCTTTGTCATTGTCTGGACTGAAAATCTGAATATCTAGCATATATACAAAGGTTACCTGTCTATATATTCTGCAAAGAAGACATTccaataatacagaaataaacaatttattgtaATACTGCATTTATTCCATATTGTCATCCTACCAAGTGGATTTATATACATTATGTGTGTATAGAGCATTATCATATAagcatttattaattatatttattaattagtaACATGCATGATAACATATTGATTGGTTTCTTTGGTTGACATTGCCATTGCACAGCAAGCCTTCATCTGCATATATCTCTTACAGTGACAGTCATATGGTGATCCAGTACAGCGATGGTAGACATTTGCCAGAAACAAATACTTGGATcttctcaaatataaacctaccGTTAAAATGAAAATCTTGCAAATGTGCAAGGCTTAACTGTGTacactatatagatatatatatagagagagggaCTAGCATAATCATATCATCTATGATATAAAtgctatataactatataaatatataatagagagaaagagaaggaggaaaCATTATCATAGAAGCATTTAGTAATGTCATTATGATCATTGATAAAACACACAATTCAGAAGACAATAATTTGTTGTAATACCATACTTATTCCATATTGTCATTCCTCCACTtggaaatatatactgtatgtgtgtatagagCATTATTGTATACTCATTTagtaatacaatttaataattagTAACATGCATAATATATTCATTGGTTTCTTTGGTTGACGTTGCACAGCAAGCCTTCATCTGCACATTTCTTATACTAGAACTAATATTTGATAACGATGAtgacaatatctttttttttacgcATTTTTTCTGAAGTTATCTGTACAGAAAATTAGGTTCAGCACATTAGTACTTGTCACACTTCCATCATATATCAGTTTGCATCAAATcaacaaataaagtttttacaaGGAAAGCAAAGACTGGTTGTAAAATAAGTTTATGTTTTGAAAAGATATTGCAATTGTATTAAGTTTTGTTGTTCATAGATTTCCACGCCTGGTTTTccatatattaattattttatttaatttatagacAGAGCTCCCTCTGATCATTATTGAATTAGAAGAATTGATTATTCTTTTCTATCTCCTGAATTTGTGGGTGCACGGTCGGTCTAATCTGCAGAGTGTGCACCGATAACAAATGCAGAAAACTGGGACTCATGAAATCTGTATTCTGCatctaaatttgctgtgtttgaGGCCTGAAGATCAAACCCCTGATATGTGAATACAGAAGACATATGAAGCTGAACATTGATTATGCAAAGACCTTTATTGTAGTGAACTTATTATTTCCTATAAATTGGAAGCAGACCattgcaatatttgtatattactaTTCCTGAAGCTGTCCATATGTCTTTCAATTTAATTGGACAATCTTATTGATATCTACAAATACCCATGTAGTATGAGATTGCCAGGCTAGTTACAGGTGGGAAGGTTAGGTACTTTAGACAGCAGGTTGTCCTTTGGTGACAGTGCCACAGCCCATACGGTGAAACATGTGAGAAGCGCCTTACCATTTCTGACCAGTAGATAGGAACATCGGAGCAGAGAATGTTAACGTTCATTCCCACATGGGCAAGGTTAGCTTCTGTGATTGGtgaaatattaaaagttattttaatatttggtggcgcatcctgtaaaagaaaagaacaggaaTCAGCATTTCACTGATTATCTTGTGCAatgtgaacagaaataaaaaggcaACAAAGGTGAGAGGTGCTAGATCACCCAGGGAGGGGCACTGGTTATATATTCCATCTGATGTAAATGCAGATCCCTAACTATAGTTACATGGAATGCAGATTGGGCAGGGGTTCGGAAGGCTTACCTCCATTATGGCTTAGATGTGATAAAATATCTGAACTCAGATCCTGGGGCATTACTAAGGAGTAAAGCCTTTACTTTAGTGGCACAGGTGgacaattgaaagaaaaaaaatgcctccTAAGCCCTGAGGAAGGACATCTGAGCATCCGGAATGTGTTGGAATACCGataaatgcaacatttaataCAAATCAATTTTAAGTTTAACACAATGCATTTAGAACTATCTTTTAAGTACCTATATATTCAAACAAAACTGTAggagtgtcacagatccccacaggtccaggtcatctgtggcTCCTTactgctcaccctccttgcagtcccctgctgccagcgccatctctgcctctggatccaacactctgtttatttcctgttccaagtcaggtgattctctgtcagctgctcccttgcctcagagaaccagggtattctgACGCACtgcctctgctggcaaacatctgaacaACACCTGAGATTAtttcagcaacagcactccctctgctggtgggattgatgtctgcggcttaCTTGATTcatgcccatcacctgacattcccttcttaaggaagtgacctggcaacaggacgttgcctgaacaaggagttcctttggctctgcttccaggttcctgttgtttgtttctcctgctccagattcttcgtgtactgaccccggcttgtttcctgaccactcttgttcgctgcctgccctgaccttttggctcgtctgactactccCCTGGATTCCCCTTTTGCACTACATTTTGGTTCCAGcttgcacgggggccgcaacctggtagtagcttgccgcacaacaacctTACCTCTAGAGAAGACCAAGccactgcttagaccctgcgccctgtgcacgcCTCCACCCACAGGGCGGGTGACACAGTGAGTTCACCACTTAGCCTTGTGGAGCCATGACAAATGGAGTGACTTGGGAACCCATGGCCATCACAATTTCAGCCTGTGGATCTAGTAACCTGTCACATCACTATTACACCAAAATGTAACAAGGTGTAAGTAAAGGAACCAATGtaatgcatatacagtatatatataaagagagtcattggaCCATCAAAGCATGATAAAGCAAGAAGGCTAGATAAGATATAGGTAGAAAAGGTTTCACTTCTCGTAGTATACACTTTGCTTTTATAATTATCTCCACTTACATTGCTCTGGAAGTTTCTgatcattttcagtatttcaggTATTGATGGTGTTTGGACTTTATCCATCTTCAATAAGTAACATTTGGTGCTGTTAGACGTCCGA of the Pyxicephalus adspersus chromosome 11, UCB_Pads_2.0, whole genome shotgun sequence genome contains:
- the LOC140341204 gene encoding surfactant protein C-like isoform X2 encodes the protein MMETTETKKSDGNLPPYTLFPNTNETKKKWIVGVSLALLLALIVVASTLIGVYMTQKHTETMVTMALRSQDGHKAQQTILVNEQEDVAVFIVVINNSSSTILFDYKKRIIGIRTSNSTKCYLLKMDKVQTPSIPQILTVIRNFQKKNPPPSNKITYNVTPIKEATLADLGININILCSDVPIYWSEMMSSQKKQQRKVQEHEVITIRKPDGTVITIQL
- the LOC140341204 gene encoding surfactant protein C-like isoform X1, giving the protein MMETTETKKSDGNLPPYTLFPNTNETKKKWIVGVSLALLLALIVVASTLIGVYMTQKHTETMVTMALRSQDGHKAQQTILVNEQEDVAVFIVVINNSSSTILFDYKKRIIGIRTSNSTKCYLLKMDKVQTPSIPQILTVIRNFQKKQNPPPSNKITYNVTPIKEATLADLGININILCSDVPIYWSEMMSSQKKQQRKVQEHEVITIRKPDGTVITIQL
- the LOC140341203 gene encoding surfactant protein C-like isoform X1 produces the protein MEEKETRGSERNLPPYSLFPYTKQLKKKWIAGVSLALLLSLAIVVSALIGVSTTQKHTEMMVTMALSSQDGHNAQQTILVNEQKDVAVFIVVINNSSSTIRFDYKKRIIGIRTSNSTKCYLLKMDKVQTPSIPEILKMIRNFQSNDAPPNIKITFNISPITEANLAHVGMNVNILCSDVPIYWSEMVRRFSHVSPYGLWHCHQRTTCCLKYLTFPPVTSLAISYYMGICRYQ